In one Tripterygium wilfordii isolate XIE 37 chromosome 22, ASM1340144v1, whole genome shotgun sequence genomic region, the following are encoded:
- the LOC119992098 gene encoding uncharacterized protein LOC119992098: MEMEVMVPVAAAAVDFNFDSTCSSPYMTAPSSPQRFGKYFFSAPTSPSSRAASNFYHHFEQSGINKAKQQEEEDKLLTDDDQDFEFNFSGPLHVPLISAADELFDGGKIRPLRPHLFAANSTRKTEDVLSDENSQTRGRQRSSSSSSDPNYVRRESKSLPPLRVSDVLIEQEEITENTKAILSKTSNSKSYSSTILSVISFSKGYKKWKFTDLLCRSASEGREPLTKFSVLNRREMETAGVKNASFQSTEGSVGSVSRRRGLVSAQELHYTKNRALSEELKRKTYLPYKHGLLGCLGFNPAGVHDISRGVGSLTRG, from the coding sequence ATGGAGATGGAAGTGATGGTACCTGTGGCGGCAGCCGCTGTGGACTTCAATTTCGATAGTACTTGCTCCTCTCCTTACATGACTGCTCCTTCTAGTCCTCAGAGATTCGGCAAGTACTTCTTCAGCGCACCTACCAGCCCCTCTTCCCGCGCCGCTTCCAATTTCTACCATCATTTCGAGCAATCTGGAATTAACAAAgcaaaacaacaagaagaagaagacaaattatTGACTGACGATGATCAAGATTTCGAGTTCAATTtcagtggaccgttgcatgtgCCTCTGATATCTGCAGCAGATGAACTCTTCGATGGTGGCAAGATCCGCCCCCTCAGACCACACTTATTTGCAGCCAATTCGACGCGCAAAACAGAGGATGTTCTCTCAGATGAAAATTCACAAACACGTGGAAGACAACGAAGCTCTTCTTCATCATCGGATCCGAATTATGTACGCAGAGAGAGCAAATCTCTGCCTCCGCTTAGGGTTTCCGATGTATTAATCGAGCAGGAGGAGATCACTGAGAACACGAAAGCCATCTTATCCAAAACAAGCAATTCGAAATCCTACTCATCTACAATTTTGTCGGTGATTTCGTTCTCGAAAGGATACAAGAAGTGGAAATTCACGGATCTTCTGTGTCGAAGCGCGTCGGAGGGGAGAGAGCCACTGACGAAATTCTCTGTTTTGAACAGAAGAGAAATGGAGACTGCAGGTGTGAAGAATGCGAGCTTCCAGTCCACAGAAGGTAGTGTGGGTTCGGTTTCGAGGAGGAGAGGACTGGTTTCGGCTCAAGAGTTGCATTACACGAAGAACCGGGCGCTTTCGGAGGAGTTGAAGAGGAAGACGTATTTGCCGTACAAGCATGGGTTGTTGGGTTGCTTGGGGTTCAATCCGGCGGGTGTGCATGACATTTCTAGAGGGGTTGGATCTTTGACACGTGGATAA